One window of Pseudocalidococcus azoricus BACA0444 genomic DNA carries:
- the pds gene encoding 15-cis-phytoene desaturase, producing the protein MRVAIAGGGLAGLSCAKYLVDAGHTPIVFERSAVFGGLVAAWQDKDGAWIETGLHAFFGAYPNMLQLMGELNILDRLQWKRHALIFNQPEKPGVLSWFDVPDIPAPFNVIVSILRNNDMLTWEQKVRFAWGLIPAIIRGQKYVEDMDKYSLLAWLEQQGIDERVNSDIFIAASKALTFINPEDVSATIPLTAINRFLKERYGSKIAFLDGAPPERLCQPIMDYVIERGGEFHSNAALKEIVLNGDGSVQAFRIRGYDSQPEREITADAYVSAMSVDALKLLLPERWKELPNFQMLEGLEGVPVINVQIWFDQKLPTVDHLLFSRSNLLSVYADMSTTCKEYEDPNRSMLELVLAPAEDWIGRSNDDIIQATLAELTKLFPDHLPEPVKVLKTAVVKTPRSVYKATPGRQQFRPTQATVIPNFFLAGSYTYQEYLGSMEGAVLSGKLTAQAITNAKLDVPESLPSTATLVDAATV; encoded by the coding sequence ATGCGAGTTGCCATTGCTGGGGGCGGGTTAGCCGGATTATCTTGCGCTAAATACTTAGTTGATGCAGGTCATACACCGATTGTGTTTGAGCGGTCGGCTGTGTTTGGTGGCCTGGTGGCGGCCTGGCAAGACAAGGATGGGGCCTGGATTGAAACGGGTCTCCATGCTTTCTTTGGGGCTTACCCGAATATGTTGCAACTGATGGGGGAATTAAACATCCTGGATCGGTTGCAATGGAAACGTCATGCCCTCATTTTTAACCAGCCGGAAAAGCCGGGAGTCCTGTCTTGGTTTGATGTCCCAGATATTCCCGCTCCCTTTAATGTGATTGTCTCGATCCTCCGTAATAACGATATGTTGACCTGGGAGCAGAAGGTGCGGTTTGCCTGGGGGTTAATTCCGGCCATTATCCGGGGACAAAAGTATGTGGAGGACATGGACAAGTACAGCCTTTTGGCATGGCTCGAGCAACAGGGCATTGATGAGCGGGTCAACTCGGATATTTTTATTGCTGCATCTAAGGCGTTGACGTTTATTAACCCGGAAGATGTTTCAGCCACGATTCCCTTAACGGCCATTAACCGCTTTTTGAAAGAACGTTACGGCTCGAAGATTGCTTTTTTAGATGGTGCGCCCCCAGAACGCCTGTGTCAGCCAATTATGGATTATGTAATCGAGCGGGGTGGCGAGTTTCATTCCAATGCCGCTTTGAAGGAAATTGTCTTGAATGGGGATGGCTCTGTTCAGGCGTTTCGGATTCGGGGCTATGACAGTCAACCGGAGCGGGAAATTACTGCGGATGCCTATGTATCGGCCATGTCTGTAGATGCCTTGAAGTTATTGCTACCAGAGCGGTGGAAAGAACTGCCCAATTTTCAGATGTTGGAGGGCCTGGAAGGAGTGCCGGTGATTAATGTCCAAATCTGGTTTGATCAGAAATTGCCCACGGTGGATCATCTGCTCTTTTCCCGCTCCAACCTCCTGAGTGTTTATGCCGACATGAGTACCACTTGTAAGGAGTATGAAGACCCCAATCGCTCAATGTTGGAATTAGTCTTAGCCCCAGCCGAAGATTGGATTGGCCGCTCTAACGATGACATCATCCAGGCCACACTGGCAGAACTGACCAAACTTTTCCCCGACCATCTCCCTGAGCCTGTGAAAGTCTTAAAAACAGCCGTGGTTAAAACCCCCCGCTCGGTGTATAAAGCCACCCCAGGCCGACAACAATTTCGCCCAACCCAGGCCACGGTGATCCCCAACTTCTTTTTGGCGGGCAGTTATACTTATCAAGAGTATTTGGGCAGTATGGAAGGGGCAGTGCTTTCTGGTAAGCTGACAGCGCAGGCCATTACCAATGCCAAACTAGACGTGCCTGAATCTTTGCCCTCTACTGCGACTCTTGTTGATGCTGCAACTGTCTAG